One genomic window of Arthrobacter caoxuetaonis includes the following:
- a CDS encoding ABC transporter substrate-binding protein yields MKRHLPVLALFAAASLALSACSSAGGDTDVSEATNLDAETQALVDEAKAAGTVTLYGMVEESALRQLAADFKAAYGITVEPLRLVSSDLTQRFSSEADSGSSPADLIMLTDSPFYDEALEKEWLLPFSEAEIPGSLIEEFPAELYTHDGNTPIISMVPTEMAYNTDLVASAPTSWEEYAKPEHKGKIQIAEVDSSPANIAFWSLMRSEYGDGFLEDIAANTPVLSGGAVPGTQAVAAGESAIAHPGVLAVVKSLQGSGAPVEISSPSPTTGPEVGLGLVNNSPNPAGAKLLAAFLMSKDGNQRFNEVVSQISPYDSEGMAGFTRVRDIEMSDAAELKTLLGMN; encoded by the coding sequence ATGAAGAGGCACCTTCCCGTTCTGGCCCTGTTCGCCGCCGCATCACTGGCCCTCAGCGCCTGCTCCTCGGCCGGAGGAGACACCGACGTCTCCGAGGCCACCAACCTGGATGCAGAAACCCAGGCCCTCGTGGACGAAGCCAAGGCCGCCGGCACCGTCACCCTGTACGGCATGGTTGAAGAGTCCGCGCTGCGCCAGCTCGCAGCGGACTTCAAGGCCGCCTACGGCATCACCGTGGAACCGCTGCGCCTGGTCTCGAGCGACCTCACCCAGCGGTTCTCCAGCGAAGCAGACAGCGGCAGCAGCCCTGCAGACCTGATCATGCTGACCGATTCCCCGTTCTACGACGAGGCCCTGGAGAAGGAATGGCTCCTTCCGTTCTCCGAGGCGGAGATCCCCGGGTCCCTAATCGAAGAATTCCCGGCCGAGCTCTACACCCATGACGGGAACACCCCCATCATTTCCATGGTCCCCACCGAGATGGCGTACAACACCGACTTGGTGGCCAGCGCCCCCACTTCCTGGGAGGAATATGCGAAGCCCGAGCACAAGGGCAAGATCCAGATCGCCGAGGTGGATTCCTCCCCGGCAAACATCGCTTTCTGGTCACTGATGCGCAGCGAATACGGGGACGGGTTCCTGGAAGACATCGCCGCGAACACCCCGGTGCTCTCCGGCGGCGCCGTTCCGGGCACCCAAGCCGTGGCAGCCGGCGAGTCTGCCATCGCCCACCCCGGCGTTCTGGCCGTGGTGAAGTCCCTTCAGGGAAGCGGAGCGCCTGTCGAAATCTCTTCCCCGAGTCCCACCACCGGTCCCGAAGTTGGTCTGGGTTTGGTCAACAACTCCCCGAACCCGGCCGGCGCCAAACTTCTGGCCGCGTTCCTGATGAGCAAGGACGGGAACCAGCGGTTCAACGAAGTCGTCTCGCAGATCTCTCCGTACGATTCCGAGGGCATGGCCGGCTTCACCCGGGTCCGGGACATCGAAATGTCCGACGCCGCCGAGCTCAAGACCCTGCTGGGCATGAACTGA
- a CDS encoding ABC transporter permease: protein MSIETTVKDDRSPAAEPSPALPRTRRTLAARLRAMNSFDTVSLVLAGVLVVLVCLPLVRVVINMFYKDGRFTLEAIQRTLAIEDLGKLIIDTVVVVMASSLLAVVIGFLLAWANTRTDAKFGILNEVFPYLPFLLPPIAGAVGWTMLLSPQAGLLNSWLRDLLGLIGIQLESGPFDINSWYGLILVYTFYAVPYVYMNVSAAMQSLDSSLEEASRISGASALTTLRRVTLPALAPAIGAGFLLCTWFGFGMFSIAQIIGTPAGIDMIPVRIVKLLTFTYPPDEDLAIGLSAIVVLFVGLSYYVQYRILRNSRFSSIGGKGTHHTVTKLGIWRPVVRGAVLLYVGVSTVLPMFALFIVSLNGYWTANIQWDSLSLDAFRTALVDDPKTREAFANSMTLGLVGGVIGITVAAMVSLYIAQHRSRMTLGLDAAIKLPASISNMVIAVGILLLLARPPFSLGGTWLILLIGYLALYLPQASIAADAAVATVGKELGEASEVSGARKWKTFRRVFLPLMLPGLVGGFALLFVRIIGDLTASAILSGTNNVVVGFRILEVFNGGSYALLAALASTLVIVTAVILVAVLWLSKRMGVARSRR from the coding sequence ATGAGCATCGAAACCACGGTCAAAGACGACCGGTCCCCAGCGGCGGAGCCCAGCCCGGCCCTGCCGCGGACCCGCCGTACCTTGGCCGCCCGGCTGCGCGCGATGAACAGCTTCGACACGGTCTCCCTGGTTCTGGCCGGTGTCCTGGTGGTGCTCGTCTGCTTACCGCTGGTGCGGGTGGTTATCAACATGTTCTACAAGGACGGCCGCTTCACCCTCGAAGCCATCCAGCGCACCCTCGCCATCGAGGACCTGGGCAAGCTGATCATCGACACGGTTGTGGTTGTCATGGCCAGCTCACTGCTGGCCGTCGTTATCGGGTTCCTCCTGGCCTGGGCCAATACCCGCACGGACGCCAAGTTCGGCATCCTCAACGAGGTGTTTCCGTACCTGCCCTTCCTCCTGCCCCCGATCGCGGGAGCGGTGGGATGGACCATGCTGCTCTCCCCGCAGGCCGGACTGCTTAACTCCTGGCTGCGGGACCTGCTGGGGCTGATAGGGATCCAGCTCGAATCAGGGCCCTTCGACATCAACTCCTGGTACGGGCTGATCCTCGTCTACACCTTCTACGCCGTGCCGTACGTCTACATGAACGTCTCCGCCGCCATGCAGAGCCTCGACTCGAGCCTCGAGGAGGCGTCGCGGATCAGCGGAGCCAGCGCCCTGACCACCCTGCGCCGCGTCACCCTGCCGGCTCTGGCACCTGCCATCGGCGCCGGATTCCTGCTGTGCACATGGTTCGGGTTCGGCATGTTCTCGATTGCCCAGATCATCGGCACCCCCGCCGGCATTGACATGATCCCGGTCCGGATCGTCAAGCTCCTCACCTTCACCTATCCGCCGGACGAGGACCTGGCGATCGGGCTTTCAGCAATCGTGGTCCTCTTCGTCGGCCTGTCCTACTACGTGCAGTACCGCATCCTGAGGAACTCCCGCTTCAGCAGCATCGGCGGCAAGGGCACGCACCACACCGTGACCAAGCTGGGCATCTGGCGCCCGGTGGTCCGCGGCGCCGTGCTGCTCTACGTTGGCGTCTCCACCGTGCTGCCCATGTTTGCCCTGTTCATCGTGTCCCTTAACGGGTACTGGACGGCGAACATCCAGTGGGATTCCCTCAGCCTGGACGCGTTCCGGACCGCGCTGGTGGATGACCCCAAGACCCGGGAAGCGTTCGCCAACTCCATGACACTGGGCCTGGTGGGCGGCGTCATCGGCATCACGGTCGCGGCCATGGTCTCTCTCTATATCGCGCAGCACCGCAGCCGCATGACGCTCGGACTGGACGCCGCGATCAAGCTGCCGGCCTCCATCTCCAACATGGTCATCGCGGTGGGCATCCTGCTGCTGCTGGCGCGCCCGCCGTTCAGCCTCGGCGGCACCTGGCTGATCCTGCTGATCGGCTACCTCGCCCTGTACCTGCCGCAGGCCTCGATCGCGGCGGACGCCGCCGTCGCCACCGTGGGCAAGGAACTGGGGGAGGCCTCCGAGGTCTCCGGCGCCCGCAAGTGGAAGACCTTCCGCCGGGTGTTCCTGCCGCTGATGCTCCCGGGCCTCGTGGGCGGCTTCGCGCTGCTCTTCGTCCGCATCATCGGCGACCTCACCGCCTCCGCGATCCTCTCCGGCACCAACAACGTGGTGGTCGGGTTCCGGATCCTGGAAGTCTTCAACGGCGGGTCCTATGCCCTGCTCGCCGCGCTCGCCTCAACCCTCGTGATCGTCACCGCCGTAATCCTCGTCGCCGTGCTCTGGCTCTCCAAGCGCATGGGCGTCGCCCGAAGCCGCAGGTAA
- a CDS encoding ABC transporter ATP-binding protein, translating to MKITSAPSSPARQSAAAEQSEVQRAVEIRGLTKHFRRQDGSTVPAIDGADLSIEKGEFVVLLGPSGCGKTTLLRSVAGLETPDSGRITVGGTTVFDGATGTNVGADRRELSMVFQSYALWPHMTAARNVRYPLENQRGARRDRSTMNQRVAEALTAVGIGDLGGQYPSQLSGGQQQRVALARALVNNSDVVLFDEPLSNVDAKVRETLRVELLSMQRRFGFTALFVTHDQAEAMELATRIAVLDKGQVQQFGTPDEVYARPATEYVAKFIGNTNELEGTRTEGGYSTSLGLVRTSAAAGERVSLLFRPEHGKLFAERPDMAAALPGRVVAVLFMGTHTEFLVQAGETRLRIWVSGRSTDFRDGDEVWVGLREQDVMVFPREGSEQQEPQEERA from the coding sequence ATGAAGATTACATCAGCGCCTTCGAGTCCAGCCCGCCAGTCTGCCGCCGCGGAGCAGTCCGAGGTGCAGAGGGCCGTTGAAATCCGCGGCCTGACCAAGCACTTTCGCCGACAGGACGGTTCGACGGTGCCGGCCATCGACGGCGCTGACCTGAGCATCGAAAAGGGTGAGTTCGTGGTCCTGCTCGGGCCCAGCGGATGTGGAAAGACCACGCTGCTGCGGTCGGTTGCCGGCCTGGAGACCCCTGATTCCGGGCGGATCACCGTGGGCGGGACAACAGTGTTCGACGGCGCCACCGGCACCAACGTGGGTGCGGACCGGCGCGAGCTGAGCATGGTGTTCCAGTCCTACGCGCTCTGGCCGCATATGACCGCCGCGCGGAATGTCCGCTACCCGCTGGAGAACCAGCGCGGAGCGCGGCGCGACCGCTCCACCATGAACCAGCGCGTGGCGGAGGCACTCACCGCCGTCGGGATCGGGGACCTCGGCGGCCAGTACCCCAGCCAGCTCAGCGGTGGCCAGCAGCAGCGCGTCGCCCTGGCCCGTGCGCTGGTCAACAATTCCGACGTCGTCCTCTTTGACGAACCCCTGTCCAACGTGGACGCCAAGGTACGCGAGACATTGCGCGTGGAACTGCTGTCCATGCAGCGCAGGTTCGGGTTCACCGCCCTGTTCGTGACCCATGACCAGGCCGAAGCCATGGAACTGGCCACGCGAATCGCCGTCCTGGACAAGGGGCAGGTACAGCAGTTCGGCACGCCGGATGAGGTGTATGCCCGGCCTGCCACCGAGTACGTGGCGAAGTTCATCGGCAACACCAATGAGCTGGAAGGAACGCGGACTGAAGGCGGCTACAGCACCTCCCTCGGGCTGGTCCGTACGTCCGCCGCGGCCGGGGAACGGGTATCCCTGCTGTTCCGGCCCGAACACGGGAAGCTCTTCGCCGAGCGGCCGGATATGGCCGCTGCACTGCCGGGCCGCGTCGTGGCAGTGCTGTTTATGGGCACCCACACCGAATTCCTTGTCCAGGCCGGTGAGACCCGACTGCGTATCTGGGTCAGCGGCCGTTCCACCGACTTCCGGGACGGAGACGAGGTCTGGGTTGGGCTGCGGGAACAGGACGTGATGGTCTTCCCCCGTGAAGGCTCGGAGCAGCAGGAGCCACAGGAAGAGCGGGCCTGA
- a CDS encoding PaaX family transcriptional regulator: MSAVWSNLEDLRSVVAEGPRGRRVLVTLMAEYWLEEGAMVPSGALVDLMAGMDVSPSGTRTLLSRLSREGRLTTVKDGRRTFYALSDKARRRLTEGFTVIRVFGTDHGPADPDWTTLLFSIPEDQRAVRQQLRKGLSWMWFAPLYDGAWITPRDHGQQAIALCQKLGVVSASLIRGRVSSAGTGFGNPVDAWDLDLARELYTSFTSILQDPLDRMRKGQLSPAESMRARTEVVNVFRGFPRFDPDLPLGLLADDWPRRAAREAFAELYDGVTEDAIDYVRSVVEQHSPAHVQDVSIRRL, translated from the coding sequence ATGAGCGCTGTGTGGAGCAATCTGGAAGACCTGCGATCCGTCGTGGCTGAAGGCCCCCGTGGACGCCGGGTACTGGTCACGCTCATGGCTGAGTACTGGCTGGAAGAGGGAGCCATGGTTCCTTCGGGTGCCCTCGTGGACCTGATGGCAGGCATGGATGTCAGCCCGTCGGGCACGCGGACACTGCTCAGCCGGCTCTCGCGGGAAGGCCGCCTAACCACCGTCAAGGATGGACGGCGGACTTTCTATGCCCTGTCGGACAAGGCTCGGCGCCGGCTCACTGAAGGGTTCACCGTGATCCGGGTCTTCGGCACCGACCACGGTCCTGCCGATCCCGACTGGACCACCCTGCTCTTCTCCATCCCGGAGGACCAGCGGGCCGTACGGCAGCAGCTGCGCAAGGGCCTGTCATGGATGTGGTTCGCTCCGCTGTACGACGGCGCGTGGATCACTCCCCGGGACCACGGACAGCAGGCGATAGCCCTCTGCCAAAAGCTCGGAGTGGTATCGGCGTCCCTGATTCGCGGCCGCGTCTCTTCTGCGGGGACCGGCTTCGGCAACCCGGTTGATGCCTGGGACCTGGACCTGGCCCGTGAGTTGTACACGTCCTTCACCTCGATTCTCCAGGATCCGCTGGACCGGATGCGCAAGGGCCAGCTTTCCCCGGCTGAGTCGATGCGGGCCCGGACAGAAGTAGTCAACGTCTTCCGCGGCTTCCCGCGCTTTGATCCGGACCTGCCCCTGGGATTACTGGCGGACGACTGGCCGCGGCGTGCCGCCCGCGAGGCGTTTGCAGAGTTGTACGACGGCGTGACCGAGGACGCGATCGATTACGTCCGGTCCGTCGTCGAGCAGCATTCCCCCGCCCACGTGCAGGACGTTTCGATTCGCCGGCTGTAG
- a CDS encoding VOC family protein: protein MTVSISHTTFDSLDAYAQSKFWAHVLDFHDDPADPNQPGDDECMISSPDGTQRLLFITVPDSKQVKNRVHLDLEPSEVGGRDLELERLLAIGATQVDDQRRPDGTGWVVLADPEGNEFCILRSETERTA, encoded by the coding sequence ATGACAGTATCGATTTCCCACACGACCTTCGACAGCCTCGACGCCTATGCCCAGTCGAAATTCTGGGCCCACGTGCTCGACTTCCACGATGACCCCGCTGATCCCAACCAGCCCGGTGACGACGAATGCATGATCTCCTCCCCCGACGGCACCCAGCGGCTGCTCTTCATCACCGTTCCGGACAGCAAACAGGTCAAGAACCGCGTGCATCTGGACCTTGAGCCGTCGGAGGTAGGCGGCCGGGACCTGGAACTCGAACGCCTGCTGGCCATTGGCGCCACACAGGTGGATGACCAGCGGCGTCCGGACGGAACGGGCTGGGTGGTCCTGGCCGACCCGGAAGGCAACGAGTTCTGCATCCTGCGCAGCGAAACGGAGCGGACAGCCTGA
- a CDS encoding SDR family NAD(P)-dependent oxidoreductase, with the protein MDLQLSGKTALVTGGTRGIGRAIVEAFAAEGANVAFCARDAAEVAATETALAGTGATVEGTVLDVGDGGAVAAWVDAVAGRFGGLDAVVSNVSALAIPDSPESWEASLRVDVMGTVALMQAAIPHVERSESPSLVAISSVSGREVDFASGPYGTAKSALIGYMAGLAFQLAGTGIRANTVSPGNTYFDGGVWQGLETGAPEMFTESLALNPTGRMGTPQEVADVVVFVSSPRASRMTGANVLVDGGLSRGIQF; encoded by the coding sequence ATGGATCTGCAGTTGAGCGGCAAGACGGCGCTGGTCACCGGCGGAACCCGGGGGATCGGGCGGGCGATCGTGGAGGCGTTCGCAGCGGAAGGGGCGAACGTTGCCTTCTGCGCCCGGGACGCCGCCGAAGTCGCTGCCACCGAAACGGCGCTCGCGGGCACCGGGGCCACGGTTGAAGGCACCGTTCTGGATGTGGGCGACGGCGGCGCCGTGGCCGCCTGGGTCGACGCCGTTGCCGGCCGTTTCGGAGGGCTGGACGCGGTGGTCAGCAACGTCAGCGCGCTGGCGATCCCGGATTCTCCGGAATCCTGGGAGGCCAGCCTGCGGGTGGATGTGATGGGCACCGTGGCTCTGATGCAGGCGGCAATCCCGCACGTGGAGCGCAGCGAATCGCCGTCGCTTGTGGCTATTTCCAGTGTCTCCGGCCGTGAGGTGGACTTCGCCTCCGGACCCTACGGCACAGCGAAGTCGGCACTGATCGGCTACATGGCCGGGCTCGCGTTCCAGCTGGCCGGCACCGGGATCCGGGCCAATACCGTCTCGCCCGGCAACACCTATTTCGACGGCGGCGTCTGGCAGGGGCTCGAAACGGGGGCTCCGGAGATGTTCACCGAGTCCCTGGCCCTGAACCCCACAGGCCGGATGGGCACGCCGCAGGAGGTGGCCGACGTCGTCGTCTTCGTCTCCAGCCCGCGTGCCTCGCGGATGACCGGTGCGAATGTGCTGGTGGACGGCGGTCTGTCCCGCGGGATCCAGTTCTAG
- a CDS encoding acetamidase/formamidase family protein, whose protein sequence is MEIVEYRPRPDQLVYTFGGAEPVMRIKPGTALKLWSEDAFNNALTSVEDLSSEKVDLNFVNPQTGPFYVEGAEPGDTLALHIVELTPARSYGASATIPFFGGLTSTDRTAFLQDPLPDTTWIYHVDSTRSTVGFQARFGDFEVALPLEPMLGTVGVAPPGGEVRSSLVPERFGGNMDAPEVKAGTTVYLGVNQSGALFSIGDGHYRQGEGEACGTAVEGAMHSTILVELIKGGAPAWPRLESDGEWMAVGSSRPMEDSWRIGQVEMVRWFGELFGLHQMDAYQLLTQTAQAPIANAVDANYSVVVKARKSLFPKAAAYDGLHADLRRRSAELL, encoded by the coding sequence ATGGAGATCGTCGAATACCGCCCCCGCCCGGACCAGCTGGTTTACACCTTCGGCGGCGCGGAGCCGGTGATGCGGATCAAGCCGGGCACGGCCCTGAAGCTCTGGTCGGAAGATGCGTTCAACAACGCCCTGACCTCTGTGGAGGACCTGTCCAGCGAGAAGGTCGACCTCAACTTCGTGAACCCGCAGACCGGACCGTTCTATGTGGAGGGCGCCGAACCCGGGGACACCCTCGCGCTGCACATCGTCGAACTGACCCCGGCCCGCAGCTACGGCGCCTCCGCCACGATTCCGTTCTTCGGCGGGCTCACCAGCACCGACCGCACCGCGTTCCTGCAGGACCCGCTCCCGGACACCACCTGGATTTACCACGTCGACTCCACCCGTTCCACCGTTGGTTTTCAGGCGAGGTTCGGGGACTTTGAGGTCGCGCTGCCGCTGGAACCCATGCTCGGTACCGTTGGGGTGGCCCCTCCCGGCGGCGAGGTCCGCTCCTCGCTGGTGCCCGAACGGTTCGGCGGGAACATGGACGCCCCGGAGGTCAAGGCCGGCACCACGGTGTACCTCGGCGTGAACCAGTCCGGAGCGCTGTTCTCTATAGGAGACGGCCACTACCGGCAGGGCGAAGGCGAAGCCTGCGGCACCGCCGTCGAAGGTGCCATGCACTCCACCATCCTGGTGGAGCTGATCAAGGGCGGCGCCCCGGCCTGGCCGCGGCTGGAGAGCGACGGTGAGTGGATGGCCGTGGGGTCTTCCCGCCCGATGGAGGATTCCTGGCGGATCGGGCAGGTGGAGATGGTGCGCTGGTTCGGCGAGCTCTTCGGCCTGCACCAGATGGACGCCTACCAGCTGCTCACCCAGACCGCGCAGGCGCCGATCGCCAACGCCGTGGACGCGAACTACTCCGTGGTGGTCAAGGCCCGGAAATCCCTGTTCCCGAAGGCCGCCGCCTACGACGGCCTGCACGCCGACCTGCGCCGGCGCAGCGCAGAACTTCTCTAA
- a CDS encoding ABC transporter substrate-binding protein produces MSRGRNSTARTRRIGAGLAAAAMVLAGCGGGGDVGTAETESVNPGMADGASGEVKLCGHKDASGINRGTVAEFTKQNPDIQAEYVEIGANSDQSRTQMVQRLEGESTECDLFLMDVTWVSEFASQGWVMDQTELVSGYEEGTIPSTLETALFEDKYWAAPFYTNASLIYYMPEKVSAPESWQQLYEEAVAAPENAYVYQAQQYEGLTVNFLELLYSAGGEVLDEDGNVTVDSPETREVLEFMAQGLEDGAAPRSVLTYDEDATRLAFESGDYGYQRNWPHVYRLLNESALAGTFEVAPLPAFGEDGTPSGVLGGWNLAINAFSDNPEAAVALINFATTPDWQKRVAADYSQAPVNEAAYDDPAVQEKMPFAQQLRDSVEGAKPRPKSPVYPQISQAIYENAYSVISGDAGADEAVTRMAEQIKAAQETF; encoded by the coding sequence GTGAGCAGAGGACGCAACAGCACCGCACGGACCCGTCGGATTGGTGCCGGGCTGGCAGCAGCCGCCATGGTGCTGGCCGGATGCGGCGGGGGCGGCGACGTCGGAACCGCCGAAACCGAGTCCGTAAACCCGGGCATGGCCGACGGGGCCAGCGGAGAAGTAAAGCTCTGCGGTCACAAGGACGCCAGCGGCATCAACCGCGGAACCGTAGCGGAGTTCACCAAGCAGAATCCTGACATCCAGGCCGAATACGTGGAGATTGGCGCCAACTCGGACCAGTCACGCACCCAGATGGTGCAGCGCCTGGAAGGAGAGTCCACGGAGTGCGACCTCTTCCTCATGGACGTCACCTGGGTCAGCGAGTTCGCCAGCCAGGGCTGGGTCATGGACCAGACGGAACTGGTGAGCGGCTACGAGGAAGGCACCATCCCCTCCACCCTGGAAACCGCCCTGTTCGAGGACAAGTACTGGGCCGCTCCCTTCTATACCAACGCCAGCCTCATCTACTACATGCCGGAGAAGGTCAGTGCCCCGGAATCCTGGCAGCAGCTCTACGAGGAGGCAGTCGCCGCTCCCGAAAACGCGTACGTCTACCAGGCCCAGCAATATGAGGGCCTTACCGTGAACTTCCTGGAACTGCTCTACAGCGCCGGCGGCGAAGTCCTGGACGAGGACGGCAACGTCACCGTCGATTCGCCGGAAACCCGGGAAGTGCTGGAGTTCATGGCACAGGGCCTCGAAGACGGAGCAGCCCCGCGGTCCGTCCTTACCTATGACGAGGACGCCACCCGCCTGGCGTTTGAAAGCGGAGACTACGGCTACCAGCGCAACTGGCCGCACGTGTACCGGCTGCTGAATGAAAGCGCCCTCGCCGGGACCTTCGAGGTCGCGCCGCTGCCCGCCTTCGGCGAGGACGGGACCCCCAGCGGCGTCCTCGGCGGCTGGAACCTGGCGATCAACGCCTTCTCGGACAATCCGGAAGCCGCCGTCGCCCTCATCAATTTCGCCACCACCCCCGACTGGCAGAAGCGGGTCGCCGCGGACTATTCGCAGGCCCCGGTCAATGAAGCGGCCTACGACGATCCCGCGGTGCAGGAAAAGATGCCGTTCGCACAGCAGCTGCGCGATTCGGTGGAGGGTGCCAAGCCCCGGCCCAAGTCGCCCGTGTACCCGCAGATCTCCCAGGCCATATATGAAAACGCCTATTCGGTGATCTCCGGCGACGCGGGCGCCGACGAGGCCGTGACGCGGATGGCTGAGCAGATCAAGGCCGCCCAGGAGACCTTCTAG
- a CDS encoding carbohydrate ABC transporter permease, whose protein sequence is MAAGIEAHPRDTGPGRKTSAKGTGKRSSGRDNPSGRTQAERRLARKMVAPALTVMALVAAFPIAYAIWLSMNQYSLRQSGLSRFVGLGNYISALTSGEWWTAMGQTFIFTAFSVSLEIVLGIGLALLLNMAFRGRALLRTVVLVPYAVLTVVSAITWRTMFEPNLGLVTTVLDALGLPGGDVVWLGEPGYAMAVIVLADVWKTAPFVALLVLAGLQVIPGDVYEAAELDGAGKWKTFLNITLPLLKPAIVLAAIFRTLDALRVFDLPFVLTRGANGTESMSMLAYRELRENRLVGEGSALSILTFITVMVVSLIYIRFAGGNIRAVAEEKE, encoded by the coding sequence ATGGCCGCCGGGATAGAGGCGCATCCCCGGGACACAGGACCCGGCAGGAAAACGTCCGCGAAGGGAACCGGAAAGCGCTCCTCCGGCCGGGACAATCCCTCCGGCCGGACCCAGGCGGAACGCCGCCTGGCACGGAAGATGGTGGCACCGGCGCTGACCGTCATGGCGCTGGTGGCAGCCTTCCCGATCGCCTACGCGATCTGGCTGTCGATGAACCAGTACAGCCTGCGCCAGTCCGGGCTCTCGCGGTTCGTGGGGCTGGGCAACTACATCAGCGCGCTCACCAGCGGGGAATGGTGGACGGCGATGGGCCAGACGTTCATTTTCACCGCGTTCTCGGTGAGCCTGGAGATCGTCCTGGGAATTGGCCTGGCCCTGCTGCTGAACATGGCGTTCCGCGGGAGGGCGCTGCTGCGGACGGTGGTGCTGGTTCCCTATGCGGTCCTCACGGTGGTCTCGGCCATCACCTGGCGCACCATGTTCGAACCCAACCTGGGCCTGGTGACCACCGTCCTGGATGCCCTCGGCCTGCCCGGCGGGGACGTGGTGTGGCTGGGTGAACCCGGCTATGCCATGGCCGTCATTGTGCTGGCCGATGTCTGGAAGACCGCACCGTTCGTTGCCCTGCTGGTCCTTGCCGGGCTGCAGGTCATTCCCGGGGACGTGTACGAAGCGGCCGAACTGGACGGGGCCGGGAAGTGGAAGACCTTCCTGAACATCACCCTGCCCCTGCTGAAACCGGCGATCGTGCTGGCGGCGATCTTCCGGACCCTGGACGCACTGCGGGTCTTCGACCTGCCGTTCGTCCTGACCCGCGGCGCCAACGGCACCGAGTCCATGTCGATGCTGGCCTACCGCGAGCTGCGGGAAAACCGGCTGGTCGGTGAAGGCTCTGCCCTGTCCATCCTCACGTTCATCACGGTCATGGTGGTCTCCCTGATCTACATCCGATTCGCCGGTGGCAACATCCGTGCGGTAGCCGAGGAGAAAGAATGA
- a CDS encoding carbohydrate ABC transporter permease yields the protein MSTAQETAAAPAAARPRPAGKARRPRNAGPGPFVWLVVVAVMAFSLVPFYWLLNTSLKAGSALSSGELFPSAPTLANYLTVFQDGDFLLSIRNSVIIAVSATAIAMVFASFAAYALARLRMRRKAFLLALILSVTTFPAIAIAAPLFSIWTQIGLYDTLLGIIIPKLTFALPLAIYTLTSFFREIPRELEESAYMDGASPFQAFYRVILPLAVPGLATTAILVFISVWNEFLLPVTLTSSPEARPVPVAIAFFSGTSEFDQPLGTISAASIIITIPLVILVLVCQKRIVSGLTAGAVKG from the coding sequence ATGAGCACGGCACAGGAAACGGCAGCAGCGCCGGCAGCAGCACGCCCCCGTCCTGCCGGGAAGGCACGCAGGCCGCGGAACGCCGGGCCCGGGCCGTTCGTCTGGCTGGTGGTGGTCGCCGTGATGGCGTTCTCCCTGGTTCCCTTCTACTGGCTGCTCAACACGTCGCTGAAGGCCGGCAGTGCCCTCAGCTCCGGGGAACTTTTCCCCAGCGCCCCCACACTCGCGAACTACCTGACCGTGTTCCAGGACGGCGACTTCCTGCTCTCCATCCGGAACTCGGTCATCATCGCGGTGAGTGCGACTGCCATTGCCATGGTGTTCGCGTCCTTCGCCGCGTACGCCCTGGCGCGGCTGAGGATGCGGCGCAAGGCGTTCCTGCTGGCGCTGATCCTTTCGGTCACTACCTTCCCCGCCATCGCCATCGCGGCTCCGCTGTTCTCCATCTGGACCCAAATCGGCCTGTACGACACCCTGCTGGGCATCATCATTCCCAAGCTGACCTTCGCCCTGCCCCTGGCCATCTACACCCTGACCTCCTTCTTCCGGGAGATCCCGCGTGAGCTGGAGGAGTCCGCCTATATGGACGGCGCTTCGCCCTTCCAGGCTTTCTACCGGGTGATCCTGCCGCTGGCGGTGCCGGGCCTGGCGACCACCGCGATCCTGGTCTTTATTTCCGTGTGGAACGAGTTCCTCCTGCCGGTCACCCTGACGTCCTCCCCGGAGGCACGGCCGGTTCCGGTGGCCATTGCGTTCTTCAGCGGAACCAGTGAGTTCGACCAGCCGCTGGGCACCATCAGCGCCGCTTCGATCATCATCACGATCCCGCTGGTGATCCTGGTGCTGGTCTGCCAGAAACGGATCGTCTCCGGGCTTACCGCCGGCGCGGTCAAGGGATAG